The Geotalea uraniireducens Rf4 genome window below encodes:
- a CDS encoding OmpA/MotB family protein, giving the protein MLKKVWLLVVLTVLSFSLTGCLVGEGKYLKKVEEAETLDKSLVALQKQYKALNAENEGLKATVDKLNKDVAGLGKEKEKLVADNKELDNVLKAKSDTLSKNISELRQKIADLENENAKLKEDIASLKKAKEEEVQKTSKTYEDLLEKMKSEISQGQVTISELKGKLTVNMVDAVLFDSGKAEVKPDGLVVLQKVIDILKNIKDKSIRIEGHTDNVSIVGALAKKYPTNWELSAARAINVTRYLQQQGIDPTNLAAIAYGEFKPVAGNDTPEGKAKNRRIEIILVPKE; this is encoded by the coding sequence ATGCTGAAAAAGGTCTGGTTGCTGGTGGTATTGACGGTTCTTTCCTTTTCATTGACCGGCTGTCTGGTGGGTGAGGGCAAATATCTGAAGAAGGTCGAGGAGGCAGAAACCCTCGACAAGAGTCTGGTCGCGCTGCAGAAGCAGTACAAGGCCCTCAATGCTGAAAATGAAGGGTTGAAGGCAACTGTAGACAAGCTGAATAAGGACGTTGCCGGACTGGGCAAAGAAAAGGAAAAGCTTGTTGCCGACAACAAGGAGCTGGACAATGTGCTCAAGGCGAAATCCGATACCCTGTCGAAAAATATTTCGGAGTTGCGGCAGAAGATCGCCGACCTGGAAAACGAGAACGCCAAGCTGAAGGAAGATATAGCCAGTCTGAAAAAAGCCAAGGAAGAAGAGGTGCAGAAAACGAGCAAGACTTACGAGGACTTGCTGGAAAAGATGAAGAGCGAGATATCCCAGGGACAGGTAACCATCTCGGAGCTGAAGGGAAAGTTGACGGTGAACATGGTTGATGCCGTTCTCTTCGATTCGGGCAAGGCAGAGGTGAAGCCTGATGGACTCGTGGTGCTGCAAAAGGTGATCGATATCCTGAAAAACATCAAGGACAAGTCGATCCGCATCGAGGGGCATACCGACAATGTGTCGATCGTCGGCGCCCTGGCGAAAAAGTACCCGACCAACTGGGAGCTTTCGGCTGCCCGCGCGATCAATGTCACCCGCTACCTGCAACAGCAGGGGATCGATCCGACCAACCTGGCTGCGATTGCCTACGGCGAATTTAAACCGGTTGCCGGCAACGATACCCCGGAGGGGAAGGCGAAGAACCGGAGGATTGAGATCATTCTGGTGCCGAAGGAGTAG
- a CDS encoding GspE/PulE family protein: MANDAIIPNGKSLQDKALLTSSGVAVKDADSGSEIAALLAKEGFLSPQNLAHAKRVKSKLSSPKTLTSVLQELGFISKEQLRDALLKNLVSVRIGDLLVELGHLKPADLQAALGIQKESNGAKRLGEVLVDNRFIDELTFAETLAFQLGFPCLDVDIAAIDRSILSRVPLQTLSDHNFIPITAKDGKVLVAFADPLDAQDRAVAEKIFGNSMDFAISTRKGIREAIAFFKRSGTRTDTTAVDENTIMGIVNALFEEAVKEAVSDIHIEPMKDRLRVRFRRDGVLLLHKDFPKELAPPISSRIKILAEADIAERRRHQDGRILYESDQNGFTLDLRVSFYVTIYGEKIVLRLLNKKGELLDIKDIGMPPRMLERFLDDAVDTPSGVLIITGPTGSGKTSTLYSCVHHMNNLNTSIITAEDPVEYIIDGISQCSINTKIGVTFEETLRHIVRQDPDIIVLGEIRDTFSAETAIQAALTGHKVLTTFHTEDSIGGLLRLMNMNIEAFLISSTVVCVLAQRLLRKVCPHCAEPYIPTPTELRRLGYGNEELKGNEFKIGRGCNHCRFSGYRGRVGIFEMLVLNEMVKDAILSKKTSYEIRRISTETSGLVTLMESGLSKAAKGLVSLPDAIRMLPRLGKPRPLNEIRRLLGE; encoded by the coding sequence ATGGCTAACGACGCGATTATCCCGAATGGCAAATCATTACAGGACAAGGCATTGCTGACGTCCTCCGGCGTAGCCGTGAAAGATGCTGACTCAGGCAGCGAGATTGCCGCTCTGCTTGCCAAGGAAGGGTTTCTTTCTCCTCAAAATCTTGCCCATGCCAAAAGGGTCAAATCCAAGCTATCTTCGCCGAAAACATTGACATCAGTGCTTCAGGAGCTGGGTTTCATCAGCAAAGAGCAACTTCGCGACGCCCTGCTGAAAAACCTGGTCTCGGTCAGAATCGGAGATCTTCTAGTCGAACTGGGTCATTTGAAACCGGCGGATCTGCAAGCGGCCCTCGGCATCCAGAAAGAATCGAACGGCGCAAAGAGACTCGGCGAGGTCCTCGTTGACAACCGCTTCATCGACGAATTGACGTTCGCCGAAACCCTCGCCTTTCAGCTCGGCTTCCCATGCCTCGATGTGGACATAGCGGCCATCGACCGCTCCATCCTCTCCAGAGTGCCGCTTCAGACGCTCTCCGACCACAATTTCATACCGATAACGGCAAAGGACGGAAAGGTGCTGGTGGCATTTGCCGACCCACTGGACGCGCAGGACCGGGCGGTCGCGGAAAAGATCTTCGGCAACTCCATGGATTTCGCCATATCGACACGCAAGGGGATCCGCGAGGCCATCGCCTTCTTCAAACGGAGCGGCACACGGACTGACACCACGGCTGTCGACGAAAATACCATCATGGGGATCGTCAATGCGTTATTCGAGGAGGCGGTCAAGGAAGCGGTCAGCGATATCCACATCGAGCCGATGAAGGACCGGCTTCGCGTCCGTTTTCGCCGCGACGGCGTCTTACTGCTCCATAAGGATTTTCCCAAGGAGCTGGCCCCGCCGATCAGCAGTCGGATCAAGATCCTTGCCGAGGCTGATATTGCCGAAAGAAGACGCCATCAGGACGGCAGAATCCTCTACGAGAGCGACCAGAACGGTTTCACCCTCGACCTGCGCGTTTCGTTCTACGTCACCATCTATGGCGAAAAAATAGTGCTGCGGCTTTTAAATAAAAAGGGCGAACTCCTGGACATCAAAGATATCGGCATGCCGCCACGCATGCTGGAACGGTTCCTGGACGATGCGGTTGATACGCCGAGCGGCGTGCTCATCATCACCGGCCCTACCGGTTCCGGCAAGACCTCGACCCTCTACAGTTGTGTTCACCACATGAACAACCTCAACACATCCATCATCACCGCGGAAGACCCGGTAGAGTACATCATAGACGGCATCTCCCAGTGCTCCATCAACACAAAAATAGGCGTCACCTTTGAAGAAACGCTTCGCCACATTGTACGTCAGGACCCGGACATCATCGTACTCGGCGAAATCCGTGACACCTTTTCAGCGGAAACGGCCATCCAGGCCGCACTCACCGGCCACAAGGTCCTTACCACCTTCCACACCGAAGACAGTATCGGAGGACTTCTCCGGCTGATGAACATGAATATAGAAGCGTTTCTCATCTCCTCAACGGTAGTCTGCGTTCTGGCGCAAAGACTGCTCCGGAAAGTCTGTCCACACTGCGCCGAACCGTACATCCCGACCCCGACCGAACTCCGCCGCCTTGGTTACGGCAATGAAGAACTGAAAGGTAATGAGTTCAAGATCGGGCGGGGCTGCAACCACTGCCGGTTCAGCGGCTATCGCGGTCGAGTCGGAATTTTTGAAATGTTGGTATTAAACGAAATGGTCAAAGACGCTATTCTCAGTAAAAAAACGTCCTACGAAATCAGACGTATCAGCACTGAAACTTCGGGCCTCGTCACACTCATGGAATCGGGTTTGTCAAAGGCGGCAAAGGGATTGGTTTCCCTTCCTGACGCCATCAGGATGCTGCCCCGATTGGGAAAACCGCGACCGCTGAATGAAATTCGCAGACTGCTGGGAGAATAA
- a CDS encoding HDOD domain-containing protein, whose protein sequence is MENKSFVDIIKEQSTAEDLQLPLFHPVALKLQQVLKKSDFTIESVINLIMRDQALASQILRIANSAFFSGLSKVSTIHDAVIRLGAKQVANIAMMANLEENYTFAIPELRTFSQDLWKHAMGCALGSRWLAEKTGYKNLAQEAFLGGLLHDIGKLFILKVLEKILVTKKTDLKFSKALTLEIMESVHRESGYSLMQKWNLPETYCVIVRDHNQEQSDSGNVLLSIVRLVDNTCRKIGLGLHHDPTIVLVATFEAQVLGIKEIMLAELEIMLEDTMGIAPPSQ, encoded by the coding sequence GTGGAAAACAAGTCATTTGTCGACATAATTAAAGAACAATCAACCGCCGAAGACCTGCAGCTTCCCCTCTTTCACCCTGTCGCTCTGAAACTTCAGCAAGTCCTGAAAAAAAGCGATTTTACCATCGAAAGCGTCATAAACCTCATCATGAGAGATCAGGCCCTGGCCAGTCAGATACTTCGAATCGCAAATTCCGCATTTTTCAGCGGCTTGAGCAAAGTTTCGACGATACATGATGCGGTAATCCGTCTCGGGGCCAAGCAGGTTGCAAACATAGCGATGATGGCAAACCTGGAAGAAAATTACACTTTTGCCATTCCGGAACTTCGGACATTCTCCCAGGATCTCTGGAAGCACGCCATGGGATGTGCACTGGGGAGCAGATGGCTGGCAGAAAAGACGGGATACAAAAACCTTGCACAGGAGGCTTTTTTAGGCGGACTGCTTCATGATATCGGCAAGCTCTTCATCTTGAAAGTGCTGGAAAAAATCCTGGTGACAAAGAAAACCGATCTGAAGTTTTCCAAGGCGTTAACGCTGGAAATAATGGAGTCAGTACACCGTGAATCAGGGTACTCTCTCATGCAAAAATGGAATCTGCCTGAAACGTACTGTGTAATTGTTCGCGACCACAACCAGGAACAATCCGACTCCGGTAATGTATTACTTTCCATTGTGCGCCTCGTCGACAATACCTGCCGGAAAATCGGACTCGGATTGCACCATGATCCGACCATCGTTCTTGTTGCCACCTTTGAAGCACAAGTTCTAGGCATCAAGGAAATCATGCTTGCCGAACTTGAAATAATGCTTGAAGACACCATGGGGATTGCTCCGCCATCGCAGTAA
- a CDS encoding PilZ domain-containing protein, with amino-acid sequence MEQRKFDRFGFRAEALITHNDVTFKGEVADLSLRGLFVKTEHPLAVDDTVSVAINFDGADEKFSFSIPATVVRTTEAGIGLSFKRIDVDSVLNEKKNEAAEGRSRHVEAEDFETFVGRGGILS; translated from the coding sequence GTGGAACAGAGGAAATTCGACCGGTTCGGTTTTCGGGCCGAAGCTCTCATTACCCATAACGATGTAACGTTTAAAGGCGAAGTTGCAGATCTGAGCTTGAGAGGTCTGTTTGTTAAAACAGAGCATCCGCTGGCTGTTGATGATACGGTATCAGTGGCGATAAACTTTGATGGGGCGGATGAAAAGTTCTCTTTTTCGATCCCGGCAACGGTTGTCAGAACGACGGAAGCCGGCATTGGGCTCAGTTTTAAGAGAATCGACGTTGATTCGGTGCTCAATGAAAAAAAGAACGAAGCTGCTGAGGGGCGAAGCCGGCATGTCGAGGCGGAAGATTTTGAAACGTTTGTTGGCCGGGGCGGGATACTTTCCTGA
- a CDS encoding GGDEF domain-containing protein, with protein MKNLPKKQTPPENFQELGNGAGHNREAELQKQLNEALFIGKFMGAINATLDPNDVCAIAARVLYEHVPYLRIVFSLSEKLGSNTLTFSPAEPKQSGFNPAAADSIYNSDADSIRQIQCDNPTFLCNDNIRFRRYSFELPEEMGNIEVFFDKRAISSLSVLFLTGVAENFARTLKNSLEYSKVKELAMRDSLTGLFNRRVFDEMLGLEGERQKLMPLSLLLIDLDDFKQVNDTFGHSAGDQVLATFGRILRESCRGADLVARYGGEEFAVVLPTTPSSKAFEIAQRLRIRFAATAFAFEGRHFKLTASIGIACTFDTSSVPVSDLVQRADNALYRAKKEGKNRISVYSTGKVEPVGRKTERKKTNARRQAGELAYAGVLTL; from the coding sequence ATGAAGAATTTGCCCAAGAAACAAACGCCCCCTGAGAATTTTCAGGAGTTGGGAAACGGGGCCGGGCATAACAGGGAAGCAGAGCTGCAAAAGCAGTTGAATGAGGCCCTGTTTATCGGAAAGTTCATGGGAGCCATCAATGCCACTCTCGACCCGAACGATGTTTGCGCCATTGCGGCAAGGGTCTTGTATGAACATGTCCCTTATCTCAGAATCGTTTTTTCCCTTTCAGAGAAACTTGGCAGCAACACGTTGACCTTTTCACCGGCAGAACCGAAACAATCAGGATTTAATCCCGCAGCCGCAGATTCTATTTACAATTCCGATGCGGATAGTATCAGGCAAATCCAGTGCGACAATCCGACGTTCTTATGCAACGACAACATCCGCTTCCGCCGCTATTCCTTTGAGCTGCCGGAAGAGATGGGAAACATCGAGGTCTTTTTTGACAAACGGGCCATCAGCAGTTTATCCGTCCTCTTTTTAACCGGCGTCGCTGAAAATTTTGCGCGCACCCTCAAGAATTCCCTGGAATACAGCAAGGTGAAGGAACTTGCCATGCGGGACAGCCTCACCGGCCTGTTCAACCGCCGCGTCTTTGACGAGATGCTGGGCCTTGAAGGAGAGCGACAGAAGTTGATGCCCTTGTCCCTGCTCCTGATCGATCTGGACGACTTTAAACAGGTCAACGACACCTTCGGCCATTCCGCAGGAGATCAGGTGCTGGCCACCTTCGGCAGAATCCTGCGGGAAAGCTGCAGAGGAGCGGACCTTGTGGCGCGCTACGGGGGCGAGGAATTTGCCGTCGTCCTGCCGACTACACCATCGTCAAAAGCTTTCGAGATCGCCCAACGCCTTCGGATCAGATTTGCCGCCACGGCATTTGCCTTTGAAGGTCGCCACTTCAAGCTGACGGCAAGTATCGGCATTGCCTGCACCTTCGACACGTCAAGCGTCCCTGTCAGCGACCTCGTTCAACGGGCAGACAATGCACTGTATCGAGCCAAAAAGGAAGGCAAGAACAGAATCAGCGTCTATTCAACCGGAAAGGTTGAGCCTGTCGGCCGGAAAACGGAGCGCAAGAAAACCAATGCTCGGCGCCAGGCTGGCGAGTTGGCCTATGCAGGAGTGCTGACCCTGTAA
- the polA gene encoding DNA polymerase I: MMSEKPTIYLIDGSSYIYRAYYAIRHLSSPKGFPTNALYGFIQMLLKVIKEKKPDHLAVIFDAGRQTFRNEIYADYKANRAAMPDDLRQQIEPIKEAVRAFNIPALELAGFEADDIIGTIARDCEEKGMAAVVVTGDKDLMQIVSDNVTLLDTMKDKVSGPAEVVERFGVGSERVIDILGLAGDSSDNIPGVPGIGEKTAIKLVNDFGSLDELLARANEVKGKTGERLQEFAEQARLSRRLATIDCHVPLAWSYDDFAASPQDNRRLAELFKEYGFTTLMKELTSEATLSAEDYRTVLSSDDFTALVRQLTAVRAFAVDLETTSLNPLEAEIVGISFSFREHEAYYIPVGHRYPGAPHQLSRDDVLGALKPLLLDPEKHKIGQNIKYDYQVLRRAGIDMQGIWCDTMLASYLLNPTRTSQGLDSLAVEFLDHRMISYAEVAGKGKEQKNFAQVEVEKASVYSCEDADATYLLHKLFLPRLAESGMERLFFELEMPLVKILAEMELYGVKLDLPLLQRLSDGFGGQLADLEREIFALAGGEFNVNSPKQLGEVLFERLQLQVGKKTKTKTGWSTNVDELERLAGEHEIARLILQYRSLSKLKSTYTDALPKLVDAASGRVHTSYNQAVTNTGRLSSSEPNLQNIPIRSEEGRSIRHAFIAAEGCLLLSADYSQIELRVLAHLSADRVFCDAFARDEDIHTRTAAEVFGLFPQMVTQEMRRQAKTINFGVIYGQGAFSLARELGVSTKVAKEFIDNYFARHAGARTFLDGCVREAEDNGYVTTILGRRLPIPDIKSSNGNIRAFAQRNAVNYPIQGSAADIIKQAMVRVVDRMEREGMKSRLIMQVHDELVFEVPEEEKLAMEMLVKHEMEHAVTLRVPLRVDMNFGRNWSEAH, from the coding sequence ATGATGTCGGAAAAACCAACCATCTATCTCATCGACGGCTCATCATACATCTACCGGGCTTACTATGCGATTCGCCATCTTTCTTCGCCGAAAGGGTTCCCCACCAATGCGCTCTATGGCTTCATCCAGATGCTTTTGAAGGTGATCAAGGAGAAAAAACCGGACCATCTCGCCGTGATTTTCGACGCCGGCCGGCAGACCTTCCGCAACGAAATCTATGCCGACTACAAGGCAAACCGCGCTGCCATGCCTGACGACCTGCGGCAGCAGATTGAGCCGATCAAGGAGGCGGTGCGGGCTTTCAACATCCCGGCGCTCGAGTTGGCCGGTTTCGAGGCCGACGACATTATCGGCACCATCGCCCGCGATTGTGAAGAGAAGGGGATGGCCGCGGTGGTAGTGACCGGCGACAAGGATCTGATGCAGATCGTCAGCGACAACGTCACGCTTCTGGATACCATGAAGGACAAGGTTTCGGGGCCTGCCGAGGTGGTTGAGCGGTTCGGAGTTGGTTCTGAGCGGGTTATCGACATCCTCGGCCTGGCCGGCGACTCTTCCGACAATATTCCCGGTGTTCCCGGTATCGGCGAAAAGACGGCGATCAAACTGGTAAACGATTTCGGTTCGCTGGATGAGCTCCTGGCGCGGGCCAATGAGGTGAAGGGAAAGACCGGCGAGCGTCTGCAGGAATTTGCTGAGCAGGCTCGTCTCTCGCGGAGGCTTGCAACCATCGATTGTCATGTCCCTTTGGCCTGGTCTTACGACGACTTTGCCGCGTCTCCGCAGGACAACCGGCGGCTGGCGGAATTGTTCAAGGAATACGGATTCACGACGCTGATGAAGGAGTTGACCAGTGAGGCGACCCTCTCGGCGGAAGATTACCGGACCGTTCTCTCCTCCGACGATTTCACGGCCCTTGTCCGGCAATTGACCGCCGTCCGGGCCTTTGCCGTTGACCTGGAAACCACGAGTCTCAACCCGCTCGAAGCGGAGATCGTCGGCATCTCCTTCTCTTTCCGCGAGCATGAGGCGTACTATATCCCGGTCGGCCACCGCTATCCGGGGGCGCCGCACCAGCTCTCCCGCGACGATGTACTCGGAGCACTCAAGCCGCTACTGCTCGATCCGGAGAAGCACAAGATCGGTCAGAACATCAAGTACGATTACCAGGTGTTGCGCCGGGCCGGGATCGATATGCAGGGGATCTGGTGCGACACCATGCTCGCCTCCTATCTGCTCAACCCGACCCGCACCAGCCAGGGGCTTGATTCGCTGGCAGTGGAATTTCTCGATCACAGGATGATTTCCTATGCCGAGGTGGCCGGCAAGGGGAAGGAACAGAAGAACTTCGCCCAGGTCGAAGTGGAGAAAGCGTCGGTCTATTCCTGCGAAGACGCCGATGCCACCTATCTCCTGCACAAGCTCTTCTTGCCGAGGCTTGCCGAGTCAGGGATGGAACGGCTCTTTTTCGAGCTGGAGATGCCGCTGGTCAAGATCCTGGCCGAGATGGAGCTGTACGGGGTAAAGCTCGACCTGCCGCTTTTGCAGCGCCTCTCAGACGGATTCGGCGGCCAGCTTGCCGACTTGGAGCGAGAGATCTTCGCCCTGGCCGGGGGAGAGTTCAATGTCAACTCGCCGAAGCAGCTGGGGGAGGTCCTTTTTGAGCGCTTGCAACTGCAGGTCGGCAAAAAGACCAAGACCAAAACCGGCTGGTCGACCAATGTAGACGAACTGGAACGGCTGGCCGGGGAGCACGAGATTGCCCGGCTGATCCTCCAGTACCGGAGCCTGTCCAAGCTGAAGTCCACCTATACCGATGCCCTGCCCAAGCTCGTCGATGCTGCATCGGGGCGGGTCCATACCTCTTACAACCAGGCGGTGACCAATACAGGTCGACTCTCTTCGTCGGAGCCGAATCTGCAGAACATCCCGATCCGCTCGGAAGAAGGTCGCAGCATCCGCCATGCCTTCATTGCCGCGGAGGGGTGCCTCCTCCTTTCCGCCGACTATTCACAGATCGAACTGCGGGTTCTGGCCCACCTGTCGGCGGACCGGGTCTTCTGTGACGCTTTTGCCAGGGACGAGGACATCCATACCCGGACCGCCGCCGAAGTGTTCGGCCTCTTCCCCCAGATGGTTACCCAGGAGATGCGTCGCCAGGCCAAGACCATCAATTTTGGCGTAATCTACGGCCAGGGAGCCTTCAGCCTGGCCAGGGAGCTCGGCGTATCGACGAAGGTGGCAAAGGAATTCATCGACAACTACTTTGCCCGTCACGCAGGCGCCCGGACCTTTCTTGACGGCTGTGTCCGGGAGGCGGAGGATAATGGGTACGTTACCACTATTCTTGGCCGGCGCCTTCCCATCCCGGATATCAAGAGTTCAAACGGCAACATTCGGGCCTTTGCCCAGCGGAACGCCGTCAACTATCCGATCCAGGGGTCGGCGGCCGATATCATCAAGCAGGCGATGGTGCGCGTGGTTGACCGGATGGAGCGGGAGGGGATGAAAAGCCGTCTCATCATGCAGGTCCACGACGAATTGGTGTTCGAGGTGCCGGAAGAGGAAAAGCTGGCGATGGAGATGCTCGTGAAACACGAAATGGAGCACGCTGTTACTCTGCGCGTACCGCTCAGGGTGGATATGAACTTCGGCAGGAACTGGAGCGAGGCCCACTGA
- a CDS encoding DUF4177 domain-containing protein, translated as MPVYKVVEVSSVAEDTLEEILNEWTAKGWRFDGMQFAMRESSKRPSMAFVIFTREEVK; from the coding sequence ATGCCGGTTTATAAGGTTGTGGAAGTGAGTTCCGTGGCGGAAGATACGCTGGAGGAGATTTTAAACGAGTGGACGGCCAAGGGTTGGCGTTTTGACGGCATGCAGTTCGCCATGCGCGAGTCGAGCAAACGGCCGAGCATGGCCTTTGTCATCTTCACCCGGGAAGAGGTGAAATGA
- a CDS encoding Hsp20/alpha crystallin family protein codes for MAIVKYNPFKDLRTMQEEMNHLLDLAWNRESGEDLKEGIWQPPVDIYEDRDSVVIKAEVPDIDQKDIEVKIENNTLTLRGERKQNLEVKKENYHRVERYFGTFQRSFTLPHTIDQEKVEAVCDKGVLTVVLPKKEETKPKQIKVEVK; via the coding sequence ATGGCAATCGTCAAGTATAACCCTTTCAAAGACCTGAGAACCATGCAGGAAGAGATGAACCACCTGCTGGACCTGGCCTGGAACAGGGAATCCGGCGAGGATTTGAAAGAAGGAATCTGGCAGCCGCCGGTCGATATTTACGAAGATCGGGATTCGGTGGTTATCAAGGCGGAAGTGCCGGATATCGACCAGAAGGATATTGAAGTAAAAATCGAGAACAACACCCTGACCCTGCGCGGCGAGAGAAAACAGAACCTGGAAGTGAAAAAGGAGAACTACCACCGGGTCGAACGCTATTTCGGCACCTTTCAGCGCAGCTTCACCCTGCCACATACCATCGACCAGGAGAAGGTCGAGGCAGTCTGCGACAAAGGGGTATTGACCGTTGTCCTGCCGAAGAAAGAGGAAACCAAGCCGAAGCAGATCAAGGTGGAAGTGAAATAG
- the larE gene encoding ATP-dependent sacrificial sulfur transferase LarE, with amino-acid sequence MDELHLKYEKLKGLLREMGSVLIAFSGGVDSTFLLKVAHDVLGDKACAITATSPTYPESEFRQAVSLAREIGARQIVMESNELEIPGFAENPRDRCYHCKKELFQLCVEKAALEGYACIADGSNTDDLGDYRPGRRAVGELKVRSPLLEAGLSKDDIRGLSRELGLPTWDKQPYACLASRFPYGVQITSERLAMVESCEEFLKEKGFAVYRVRFHNETARIELAEKDMARFLEAEMRHSVVEFFKGAGFTYVALDLEGYRTGSMNEVGEERGSRQ; translated from the coding sequence ATGGATGAATTGCACTTGAAATACGAGAAACTCAAGGGGCTCCTGCGGGAGATGGGCTCCGTGCTGATCGCCTTCTCCGGCGGGGTGGACTCCACCTTTCTCCTCAAGGTGGCCCATGACGTGCTGGGCGACAAGGCCTGCGCCATCACCGCCACTTCACCCACCTATCCCGAATCGGAGTTTCGGCAGGCGGTTTCACTGGCGAGGGAAATCGGCGCCAGGCAGATCGTGATGGAATCGAACGAGCTCGAAATTCCCGGGTTTGCCGAAAATCCGAGGGATCGTTGCTATCACTGCAAGAAAGAGCTGTTTCAGCTCTGCGTGGAAAAGGCTGCATTGGAGGGATACGCCTGCATTGCCGACGGCAGCAATACCGATGACCTGGGTGATTACCGGCCTGGGCGGAGGGCGGTGGGGGAGCTGAAGGTGCGGAGTCCCTTGCTGGAGGCGGGTCTGTCCAAGGACGATATCCGCGGGTTGAGCCGAGAACTCGGTCTCCCCACCTGGGACAAGCAGCCGTATGCCTGTCTTGCCAGCCGTTTCCCCTACGGGGTGCAGATAACTTCTGAGCGGCTGGCGATGGTTGAATCGTGCGAGGAGTTTCTCAAGGAAAAAGGCTTTGCGGTCTACCGGGTGAGATTCCACAATGAAACCGCCCGGATCGAGCTGGCGGAAAAGGATATGGCGCGCTTTCTGGAAGCGGAAATGCGCCATTCCGTGGTGGAGTTTTTCAAAGGGGCCGGTTTTACCTATGTGGCGCTGGATCTGGAGGGATACCGGACAGGAAGCATGAACGAAGTTGGAGAGGAACGAGGATCGAGGCAATAG
- the cysK gene encoding cysteine synthase A, whose protein sequence is MPVSRSEDVIAQIGNTPLVRLSQFEKKGSAAIWGKVEAFNPGGSIKDRICLSMIEAAEKDGCLKPGATVIEPTSGNTGIGLSMVCTVKGYKLILTMPDTMTIERRRLLAAYGAELVLTPGAQGMRGAVQKAEELAAAHGYFLPQQFKNPANPEVHRRTTGPEIIKGMDGLSIDGFVAGVGTGGTITGVGDVLKKHNPAVHIGAVEPADSAILSGGEPGPHKIQGIGAGFVPDVLNTKIYDEIIRVSNDAAYTATKRLAMEAGLLVGISSGAALVAGIQMAEKLGKGKNVVVILPDTGERYLSTGVFD, encoded by the coding sequence ATGCCGGTATCGAGAAGTGAAGACGTCATTGCGCAGATAGGGAACACGCCTCTGGTGAGGCTCTCCCAGTTTGAAAAGAAGGGTTCAGCGGCTATCTGGGGCAAGGTGGAAGCTTTCAACCCCGGCGGGAGCATCAAGGACCGTATCTGTTTGTCCATGATCGAGGCTGCGGAGAAGGACGGCTGCCTGAAGCCCGGTGCCACGGTTATCGAACCTACGAGCGGCAATACCGGCATCGGCCTCTCCATGGTCTGCACAGTTAAAGGCTATAAACTCATCCTTACCATGCCGGACACCATGACCATCGAGCGGCGGCGCCTGCTGGCCGCCTACGGTGCGGAATTGGTCCTGACGCCGGGCGCCCAGGGGATGCGCGGCGCAGTGCAAAAGGCTGAAGAGCTGGCTGCTGCCCATGGCTACTTCCTTCCGCAGCAGTTCAAGAACCCGGCAAACCCCGAGGTCCATCGCAGGACCACCGGGCCGGAGATCATAAAAGGGATGGATGGGCTTTCCATTGACGGCTTCGTGGCGGGGGTCGGCACCGGCGGCACCATCACCGGGGTCGGCGATGTTCTGAAAAAACATAATCCGGCGGTGCACATAGGGGCGGTTGAGCCCGCGGATTCAGCCATTTTGTCGGGCGGAGAACCCGGCCCGCACAAGATCCAGGGGATCGGGGCCGGCTTCGTCCCGGATGTGCTGAACACGAAGATCTACGATGAAATCATTCGGGTCTCCAATGATGCTGCCTACACCGCCACCAAAAGGCTGGCCATGGAAGCGGGGCTTTTGGTGGGGATATCGTCCGGCGCGGCGCTGGTCGCCGGAATCCAGATGGCGGAAAAACTCGGCAAGGGGAAAAACGTCGTGGTTATTCTGCCGGATACGGGTGAGCGCTACCTCTCAACGGGCGTGTTCGACTAA